The Rhizobium sp. WSM4643 genome contains the following window.
ACCACATGCAGCATCGCGATCGTCACGATGAAGCCAAGGTAGAACCAGTTCGCCACATAGATGTGCGGTTCCCTGCGCTTTAGGATCGTCCCCAAATAGACGGCCAGGTATGCCACCCAGACGATGGTCAGCCAGATGTCCACGTACCATTCCGGTTCCGCATATTCGCGCGCTTGGTTGATCCCCAGGACGTAGCCTGTCGCGGCCATGACGATGAAGAGCTGATAGCCCCAGAAAACGAACCACGCCAAGCTGCCGCCGAAAAGGCGCGCATGGCACGTACGCTGAACGACGTAGAATGAGGTCATGATGAGCGCGTTGCCGCCGAAGGCGAAGATGACGGCGGAGGTGTGCACAGGTCGAAGACGGCCGAAATTGAGATAAGGCGCTAGATTGAGGTCCGGGAAGGCCAACTGCGCGGCGACGACTACGCCGACGAGAAAGCCGATTACGCCCCAGAAGACCGTAGCGATCAGTCCGTACCGGATCACCTCGTCAAAATAGCCTGACGTGTCGACCTTCTGCTGTCTTCCAGCGGGCGAAAAATCGACGTTCCTCACCAGCAGCAGGGTGCCAACGGACAAGCAGAAGCATAGTATGCCCATGTGGACCGAAAATAGATGATCGTGCGCGAATGCGGCTCCTAGCAGCGCTAGGAAAGCAGCGACCGCGACCACTGCCGTTTCCGTTGTATAATTCATCACGTCGTCCCCAGTGCCCAGACGACCGCAACGCGGCCGGTTTTCTCGTACTTTGAGGCAGGACTGGCATGGGGGCGGCCTCTGCTCCTTGATCTAAATCAACGAAGGACGACTTTGGGGGCCGCATCCCGCGGCTGTTACAGACGGTTACACAGTCTCACCATTTGAAACCCGCCAATCATTGTCGTGTGACGTGCGTGCCTTCTATTGCATCCATCGAAAACGCGGGGACACCAAGATGCTGATGCAGAATCGCCAAGGCTTCCAACAGATCGAAGCCACCACGAGCAATGCGCGCGGCGGTCCCTCCCTCGGTTCCGTATTCAATATGTCGCCACTGGAATCGGTTTCGGCCGGAAAGGCCATCTGCTGGGAGGGCGACGCAGCGAAACACCTCTTCCAGGTCGTCGAAGGCGTCGTCCGGCTCCAGCGCATCATCGGCGAAGGACGCCGCGTGATCACGGCTTTTCACTTCGGGGGCGACGTTGTCGGCGCCTTTCTTCAGAACGACTTCCTCTTCACAGCCGAGGCAGTCACCGACTGCAAGATTCGGCGTGTCGCACGCAAGAGGTTTCTTGACGAGGTTGGGCGATGCGACCTGCTGCGTCCCGAATACATCTCTCTGCT
Protein-coding sequences here:
- a CDS encoding Crp/Fnr family transcriptional regulator; the protein is MLMQNRQGFQQIEATTSNARGGPSLGSVFNMSPLESVSAGKAICWEGDAAKHLFQVVEGVVRLQRIIGEGRRVITAFHFGGDVVGAFLQNDFLFTAEAVTDCKIRRVARKRFLDEVGRCDLLRPEYISLLCNETVAAHDQMVLLSKKNAEERLCSFIARLVFRHNAGVNKGLLRIPMNRQDIADYLGLTIETVSRTITKLASRNIVVPEGRHDLRIVNLRRLQELSGNPDDFSEKTCHSVSLH